In Ascaphus truei isolate aAscTru1 chromosome 5, aAscTru1.hap1, whole genome shotgun sequence, one genomic interval encodes:
- the N4BP3 gene encoding NEDD4-binding protein 3 isoform X1 → MAAAQTFHVTSDTGNQLGLNPFTSDSVSYRCEMGSVSSLIDKQDFSADDLKVDFGSLPDSHSPGNFLKRGLHQRELLSYLNITKKEGRSRKFPSGLGFRREHSVDGGENEYPVLYHKERRGTDFSKTSLPERGRFEKSRFGPSAFKPSNVKNFMSTQSLCTSSSHKLSKSNGSLNTMASVGSPHHRGPLMPNNLHHISQHERENDTGEDDSLFDSKQNSINSFVTNSPGFSVARGQISASMGHINHIGGSLDRASRGTRDMTSGEKTPLSCKSMAALSRLQCSGEPPPPYEYSQSVEDVARQLEEKLHEKGMEPRQLRRNPGDSEDPFTQVCEDKRRLWMEELDELKQMYVAKLQQISQQALRSQRSLQLQLYKVQQEKKRLQEELGSLRGEWEDLRSKQSLPENLSPKLEESKWEVSQKAGEISLLRQQLQDSQAEITQKLGEVFSLKTQLQEVKTLAKEKEKEAVDLSVRLQAFQNTDSQTHVSNLCQVPPGSPEVACGNLCCETDDSKCRGLKGGETSETADLDRLRAELMLERRQNEAQILTFEMERNVWKEEKDKVLRYQKEIQASYLEMYHRNQALERQIQELRQIPGQTQGTTSVWVDAVESLET, encoded by the exons ATGGCAGCTGCACAGACATTTCATGTGACGAGTGACACTGGTAACCAGCTCGGCCTCAACCCTTTCACCTCTGACTCAGTCTCATACAGGTGTGAAATGGGCAGCGTGAGCAGCTTAATTGACAAGCAGGACTTCTCCGCGGATGACTTAAAGGTGGATTTTGGGTCTCTCCCGGACTCTCACAGCCCAGGAAACTTCCTGAAGAGGGGGCTGCACCAGCGGGAGCTACTGAGCTACCTCAACATCACGAAGAAAGAAGGCAGAAGCAGGAAGTTCCCCTCTGGGCTGGGATTTAGAAGGGAGCACAGTGTGGACGGAGGAGAGAACGAGTACCCGGTCTTGTACCACAAGGAGCGCAGGGGAACGGATTTCAGTAAGACGTCGCTCCCTGAGCGAGGACGCTTTGAAAAG TCTCGCTTTGGACCTTCTGCATTCAAGCCATCAAATGTGAAGAACTTCATGTCCACGCAGAGCTTGTGCACATCTAGTAGCCATAAGTTATCCAAAAGTAACGGCAGCCTGAACACAATGGCCAGTGTGGGCAGCCCCCACCACCGCGGGCCCCTGATGCCCAACAACCTCCACCATATCAGTCAGCACGAAAGAGAGAATGATACAGGGGAGGACGACAGCCTGTTTGACTCCAAACAAAACTCCATTAACAGCTTTGTCACGAACAGCCCTGGATTTAGCGTAGCGCGGGGTCAGATTAGCGCTTCGATGGGACACATCAACCacatcggagggtccctggaccgAGCTTCACGGGGGACTCGAGATATGACATCTGGTGAGAAGACTCCGCTCTCCTGCAAGAGTATGGCCGCGCTGAGCCGCCTCCAGTGCTCGGGCGAGCCACCCCCTCCTTACGAGTATTCCCAGTCTGTGGAGGACGTAGCCCGACAGCTGGAGGAGAAGCTGCATGAGAAGGGGATGGAGCCGAGACAACTGAGGAGGAACCCAGGAGACAGTGAGGATCCCTTTACTCAG GTGTGTGAGGATAAGCGTCGGCTGTGGATGGAGGAGCTGGACGAGCTAAAACAGATGTACGTGGCTAAGCTGCAGCAGATCTCTCAACAAGCCCTGCGCAGCCAGCGATCCCTGCAGCTGCAGCTGTACAAAGTGCAGCAGGAGAAGAAGCGTCTGCAGGAGGAGCTCGGCTCACTAAGAGGGGAGTGGGAGGACCTGCGGAGTAAACAGTCTCTGCCAGAAAACCTGAGTCCCAAACTGGAGGAGAGCAAATGGGAG GTCTCTCAGAAGGCTGGTGAAATTTCTCTCCTTAGGCAACAGTTGCAAGACTCCCAGGCAGAGATCACCCAGAAATTAGGGGAGGTATTTAGCTTGAAGACGCAACTTCAAGAGGTCAAAACCCTAGCAAAGGAGAAAGAGAAGGAGGCTGTAGATCTCTCTGTACGTCTCCAGGCGTTCCAGAACACCGACAGTCAAACCCATGTGTCCAATTTATGCCAAGTCCCGCCAGGTTCACCAGAGGTAGCATGTGGAAACTTGTGCTGTGAAACGGACGATTCCAAGTGTCGGGGGctgaaggggggagagacctcAGAGACTGCGGATCTGGATCGCCTGCGGGCTGAGTTGATGCTAGAGCGGCGTCAGAATGAGGCACAGATCCTGACTTTTGAGATGGAGCGGAACGTTTGGAAGGAGGAAAAGGATAAGGTGCTGAGGTACCAGAAGGAGATACAGGCCAGTTACTTGGAAATGTATCATCGCAATCAGGCTCTGGAGAGACAAATCCAAGAGCTGAGGCAGATACCAGGGCAAACTCAGGGCACTACCTCAGTCTGGGTGGATGCAGTGGAATCTTTAGAGACTTGA
- the N4BP3 gene encoding NEDD4-binding protein 3 isoform X2: protein MGSVSSLIDKQDFSADDLKVDFGSLPDSHSPGNFLKRGLHQRELLSYLNITKKEGRSRKFPSGLGFRREHSVDGGENEYPVLYHKERRGTDFSKTSLPERGRFEKSRFGPSAFKPSNVKNFMSTQSLCTSSSHKLSKSNGSLNTMASVGSPHHRGPLMPNNLHHISQHERENDTGEDDSLFDSKQNSINSFVTNSPGFSVARGQISASMGHINHIGGSLDRASRGTRDMTSGEKTPLSCKSMAALSRLQCSGEPPPPYEYSQSVEDVARQLEEKLHEKGMEPRQLRRNPGDSEDPFTQVCEDKRRLWMEELDELKQMYVAKLQQISQQALRSQRSLQLQLYKVQQEKKRLQEELGSLRGEWEDLRSKQSLPENLSPKLEESKWEVSQKAGEISLLRQQLQDSQAEITQKLGEVFSLKTQLQEVKTLAKEKEKEAVDLSVRLQAFQNTDSQTHVSNLCQVPPGSPEVACGNLCCETDDSKCRGLKGGETSETADLDRLRAELMLERRQNEAQILTFEMERNVWKEEKDKVLRYQKEIQASYLEMYHRNQALERQIQELRQIPGQTQGTTSVWVDAVESLET, encoded by the exons ATGGGCAGCGTGAGCAGCTTAATTGACAAGCAGGACTTCTCCGCGGATGACTTAAAGGTGGATTTTGGGTCTCTCCCGGACTCTCACAGCCCAGGAAACTTCCTGAAGAGGGGGCTGCACCAGCGGGAGCTACTGAGCTACCTCAACATCACGAAGAAAGAAGGCAGAAGCAGGAAGTTCCCCTCTGGGCTGGGATTTAGAAGGGAGCACAGTGTGGACGGAGGAGAGAACGAGTACCCGGTCTTGTACCACAAGGAGCGCAGGGGAACGGATTTCAGTAAGACGTCGCTCCCTGAGCGAGGACGCTTTGAAAAG TCTCGCTTTGGACCTTCTGCATTCAAGCCATCAAATGTGAAGAACTTCATGTCCACGCAGAGCTTGTGCACATCTAGTAGCCATAAGTTATCCAAAAGTAACGGCAGCCTGAACACAATGGCCAGTGTGGGCAGCCCCCACCACCGCGGGCCCCTGATGCCCAACAACCTCCACCATATCAGTCAGCACGAAAGAGAGAATGATACAGGGGAGGACGACAGCCTGTTTGACTCCAAACAAAACTCCATTAACAGCTTTGTCACGAACAGCCCTGGATTTAGCGTAGCGCGGGGTCAGATTAGCGCTTCGATGGGACACATCAACCacatcggagggtccctggaccgAGCTTCACGGGGGACTCGAGATATGACATCTGGTGAGAAGACTCCGCTCTCCTGCAAGAGTATGGCCGCGCTGAGCCGCCTCCAGTGCTCGGGCGAGCCACCCCCTCCTTACGAGTATTCCCAGTCTGTGGAGGACGTAGCCCGACAGCTGGAGGAGAAGCTGCATGAGAAGGGGATGGAGCCGAGACAACTGAGGAGGAACCCAGGAGACAGTGAGGATCCCTTTACTCAG GTGTGTGAGGATAAGCGTCGGCTGTGGATGGAGGAGCTGGACGAGCTAAAACAGATGTACGTGGCTAAGCTGCAGCAGATCTCTCAACAAGCCCTGCGCAGCCAGCGATCCCTGCAGCTGCAGCTGTACAAAGTGCAGCAGGAGAAGAAGCGTCTGCAGGAGGAGCTCGGCTCACTAAGAGGGGAGTGGGAGGACCTGCGGAGTAAACAGTCTCTGCCAGAAAACCTGAGTCCCAAACTGGAGGAGAGCAAATGGGAG GTCTCTCAGAAGGCTGGTGAAATTTCTCTCCTTAGGCAACAGTTGCAAGACTCCCAGGCAGAGATCACCCAGAAATTAGGGGAGGTATTTAGCTTGAAGACGCAACTTCAAGAGGTCAAAACCCTAGCAAAGGAGAAAGAGAAGGAGGCTGTAGATCTCTCTGTACGTCTCCAGGCGTTCCAGAACACCGACAGTCAAACCCATGTGTCCAATTTATGCCAAGTCCCGCCAGGTTCACCAGAGGTAGCATGTGGAAACTTGTGCTGTGAAACGGACGATTCCAAGTGTCGGGGGctgaaggggggagagacctcAGAGACTGCGGATCTGGATCGCCTGCGGGCTGAGTTGATGCTAGAGCGGCGTCAGAATGAGGCACAGATCCTGACTTTTGAGATGGAGCGGAACGTTTGGAAGGAGGAAAAGGATAAGGTGCTGAGGTACCAGAAGGAGATACAGGCCAGTTACTTGGAAATGTATCATCGCAATCAGGCTCTGGAGAGACAAATCCAAGAGCTGAGGCAGATACCAGGGCAAACTCAGGGCACTACCTCAGTCTGGGTGGATGCAGTGGAATCTTTAGAGACTTGA